The following nucleotide sequence is from Apium graveolens cultivar Ventura chromosome 4, ASM990537v1, whole genome shotgun sequence.
CCAAGAATCTAAAGGATGTAAGAAAAAGTAGAGTCGTGATGTGATGAAGCTCAAGCATCATCTAGAAGATAGAATTTCCGCCGAAATTTTTCAGAAGATATGGGAACTATTTATTTTAGCACATATTGATATAAAAACACACAAAATTTGCAGTTAATGAGGTATTCTATAACGAACTTCAAAACCGTTACTTCCAAACAGGAACAATTCAAATTCTTTGGTATTTTGTAATAACCGTTATAAGAAATTACTACAAAGCGACAAATGACACAACAAGTTGTGAGATTAGCTACTATGCAGCTGCTTCCAGTTAGGAAGAGGAAAAAAGAATTGGCAGCCAACCTGAATATTGTCAATGTTGTCACGATTCCAAAGTGGCATGAAGAAGCGATTTGCAAAACGAAGTACCAGCTGCAAAAGAAACAACCAAATGCAGCAAGGATAAAGATACAGAACACCTAAGATGCCAAATAGTGAGGAAAAAAAGTCAACACTTATTACCAAGTTCTGAACCAATTCCTTTCCCAAGTAGTGATCAATACGATAAATTTGTGGCTCTTCAAACAATTCCCCTATCTGGTTACTGAGTTGTTCGGCTGATTCCAAATCCCTGCCAAAGGGCTTCTCGACAACAATCCTTGTCCATCCACCAAGATCAGCTGAAATAAAGTCCATCGTGAAATTAGAACTTGTTTTACATAACATAGTGAACAAGTCCTAGGCAGTCCAGTTTCAGTTGGACTGCGTATTCCTAAAAATTGCCAAAACATGAACCACTAGAACTTAACATGACTATTTTATAAAAGTCATAATTGAACCTAACAGTATCTAGTTTATCTTATGACAGATGGATTTCAAATTAAGTTGATGCAGTTAGACCAATGAAAGACAATTGTGTCATAAACAACATACATTTATTTATGCAGCACTTTCTGATCATCTTGCAGACGGGAGGATATACTGATGGAGGAAGAGCAAGGTAAAATAGTCTACGTGATGATCCTTCCTTGCTATTTCTCAATATCTCATGCTCAGCTATCTCCTTATCCAGTAATTGAAACCCTTCCTCGGTATCATAAGAGCCACAAACATATTTGATCTGTGTGAATAATCACTAGTCAATAAATGACATGAACtgatgcaaaatagacaatatATGTAATTGTTTAACAAAAAATAGAAACAAATTATTCACTAACCAATTGCAGAAAGTTCGACAAATCTTCTTCATGCCCCTCAGCAGTATTCTTGCTTGGAACAAGATATCTGCAATTTCCATTTCACAAGTCAGTCAATCCATCGAATTTATTTAATGAGTTAAGGGGAAAAGTTACAGAACTGTCACATGCATCCACTGGGTAAATGTTCTAGTGATGTTAAATTAACAAAATTGTCTCATAAAAACTGTGTTTTTAAGTTTTTACTGTGCAAGTAGAATTCATTCCTTAGATATACATTACTTACCCACGAATTCGATCTCTTAACTCTTCATCCGATATGTTTGTCCTTGCATAGCCAAAAATATAGACTTCATGTGACTGCAAAAAACCCTGTGCATATCCATCCGAGTTCCATGTCagtacaaaataaattaaatgtATGATCTCATTAACTgcacaaaattccaatatttaaACAGCAGTGATATCATCTCTACCGACTCAACAAAATGTAACTCCAATATTAATATGCATGAAACTTCAAGGAAGCTTCAAGCAAACCTGACGATAGAGATTGAATAGAGCAGGAAATGTCTTTTTCTTGGCCAGATCACCAGAAGCACCAAGAACAACAATTGAAAGACAACCAATTTCAGGCACATTCTCTTCTTTCAGTACAGAATCATTTCTGAGAGGTGCTCTTTTTTCGATAGTCCATGCACCAGATGCCATCTTCAAGCTTGATTTACCTAATAAATTTACATGAAattttacaaaatttataatGATACTATGCATATCAAACATAACACCAATAAGAGGGAAATCTTACAATAAAGATCAATACCTACTTGCTTAAATATACAGAAACATCATCAGCAAAATATATAGCTAAGTAAATGACTAACAACAAGTAATCAAAAAAGTTGAGGACTCAAAAAGGTAAGTGATTTAAATTATTTCTTAGTATGAGCTGAGTATTATATAAGTAGAGAACTATAGTATCTAACTGTGATCAAAGGTCTTGCTAACAAAGAAATAAAAAAATTGGGCCATCCCATATTGATCAAAACTGTGTAACAAGTTTTTGACAATGAATGTTTTCCATAAAAGATGAAGATAGCAAACATTAATAAGATGAACAAAAAAAGTAAAGAGATCAAACCTTAGATTGAAGTTTGAAGGAGAAAGTTTAAGGTGACAACAGAAAAGGGAGCAAAAAGAGTTTGAGAAAGAGAGGTGGTAGAAGTACCTTTCATATGATCCTAGTCAGATATGTACCAATATATACAGACACaaagagagatgagagataaATGTTTTTTTTCAAGTAAAATAAACAAAATTCCATTGAGGGcgaaatttttatttttgatataTAATAAAATTGTTAATGTAATATGGGAAATTAAGTGTAAACTGTGTGTAAAAGCAAGGTTGACCTGACTAGTTCACAATCAAGTGCCTAGCTTTATAAGTAACATGACCATAAATAAATATACAACGTGAATTGTGATACAACTTCTAGAGTGTACAACTAAATTGGGCTGACCAGAAATCTTTTGAATCTTCATTATACAAGatcagaatttaaaataataatactaaaaaaaaaaaaatccagGATGATATTATGTATCATTGTAGACATAGTTATACACACAATCCGGTCCAAATATTATTATTCAGTAAACAAAATATGTGGGATGCATTATCCAATTTCTGGAAGGAAATTAAAATATGCGGGCGCAGTATGAATTCAATTCATATAGTATTCAAGTAAATAAACATCCATTGACTTCTCAGATCGTCTGTTGATAGTTATGTTGGTCAGAGCAATTACAATAATGTTAACCGGGTCTGATGGAAAGAAATTATATGGAAATGAGGGACAAAAATCACCAAGAAAATCGGCTGCGACCGCTTGAGTGCAATGTCTGCAAATCTTATTTAtaatccatgttattttattttatttttttatcgtGGTGAACTCACAGCCGCGTGCACACTGGGTAAATCCACGGGTTCACGCAATAGTCTGACAACCAtgtgaaccaagataaaccgctCTAAGCGACAAATTTTAGTTCACAAGACGGTACCTAATAAGTAATAACAGTGCTTAATAAGTAATAGGTTTCCAGGTAATTATATGATTGCATTAATACTCTTTAAAGTAGAACGGATTCTATCAATAGTCAAAACAATCATAATACATGTACAATGCACGAAAGCCATTGGGTTGGAACATATTAGGGTTTCTCGTCATATACTGCTCACTAGAATACCTATAATACATCCAAAGGTTATGAACGGTCCAGATGGCGAATTGTCGCTGGATGTCCATTCACGCTATAGGTATTGAATTGTAATAGAACTGAACATGGATGCATTTTCAAAATGACATAGGTCAGTTTTGGACTCAAAAGTATCACATCCTCAACCATTTTGGTTTGATGGCCTTTTTATCAGCGGCCTTTTGCTCTTTAGCAGCTGCGGAAGGGATTTGTACTGCCGGTTCTGAACTTTCTGGGGCAGGTTGGACAGGTTCCACCTGTTCAGCTATGAGTTCCAATCCTTTCAATGAAATGATCTCCTCTTGAAGGAAGAAACCTGATTCATGTTCTCCATTATCATCTGGAAAAACAGAATCCGGATATAATGGTTAGGATGTTAGCGggaatatatatatgaattaaaAAAATGTAGAACAAAAACACAAATACTGGCAAACTTACTAACGCCATTATAGACTCCAGACATATTCTTTACTAATTGGAAACTAAATTCAGAGGCAATCTAGATACTACATAAAGATGTAAATAGTTATGAACAAATTTATGTCAAGAATTACTCAGATATCCTTTTACACTACAATTTAAAACTTCTTATTACACCACATAATATTCCAAATACAGAAACAAAATATATAGAAAGTTGATCAGAAAATAGGGAGAAAGAGGGTCTAGGATTCCTCCATCAATAAAATGTAGTAAGAAATTTCAAAGTTGACTCACAACTATTGCAACTAATGGGGATAATATCTGAGATACACACATTATAACACGAGGCTTAGGTCTTAAGGTTTATTCTTGGACAAGCTGATGTAACCAAAGTAATAGATTCAGGATTATACATGTCCCCTTTACATATATACGTCATTTTAATAACATATAGATGCAATGTTTTTAAAACCCATACGGTATCTTGGTGAAGTAGTAAATTAGTTTTGGATGTTAAGAAATTGGAACTGTTCTATCTACGCCAAAAATAAATTTGCTAAGGATATTAAAATTTCCAAGTGTTTATGATCTTAACACTAAAAAGCTTATAGGCATAGGGTAAGAAAAATAGTGACCGGTAACTTCAGGTGTCTACCAAACAAGTAAAGAACAATTCAGATCCCAATACCCACAAATGTGAGTAAACACATACAAAGGCTCTTTAGGCAAATTAACTGCTATGTTACATTTACTGATTTTACTAacatcttccttctctttggcTGTTTTCGATAGTGGTGATTCAAACCCAATTATGTTTTAGAATGTGAGAAACTATTTAGGTATATAATTCTTTCTAATCTAACCTCAAAGTCATTAATTATagaatttaaaattaataaaaaaaactactttATTGACACATGAACAAAGGCATGTTACAGAAGCATGGCTCAATTATCCACTAATTTCAAACAAGTCTTAAGAATATATTATacttattaataattattatctgATTGAGTACAGTGGTGGAAGACTGCGTTGAGGGTTACTAAATATAGGTTCGTATCTTCTGTACCATGACGTACACAGAAATGCCTTTTACTCTTAACATCAGTGGCCCTTTAAATACATGAGTAACCCTAATTCATATTAAAATTGACCGCCACATATGCATGAGTTGATTGAATTTCCATCAGTCGTTCCTTACCCATGAAACTAAATCTACGAAAAATAAATCCACCGAGCAGTCCTACTGAAGCCATACACGGAAATTCCGTGCAAGTTTCGGTGTGTCTGTGACTCGGATTGTATAAAACAAAGCAGGCATGGGAAATCTTACAGGTATGGATTCTTAAATTTATATTCAATAGTAATATGACATTCGGAATTCATAAACAGCGTAACCACTAAAAAAAAATTTTAGCAATTATGCCCTAGTAAACATAGAGAGCAAGCATGAGGAGAAATTTCTGATGGCAAATTATTTCATATCTTTTAGCGTTACACTTTACTAAATTAAGACATTGCATTTAGTGATAAACTTGAAGTGCCAAATCCAATGTGCCCATATAAATGTGATTTTAGAATTCATAGTAACACAGTTTCCATATTTCTTATTCCtttttgtttattattgttttaacAAAGAGATGTTGCTAtatttcttttcctttttaatttattattgttCTAACAAAGAGATATTAAGAAAtcaattttttagaaaaatttatAATGCTTTTATACGTTATTATCGAAAATTGGTTCGGCAAGCCCTTTAAAAGTCTgtgtgagggtgtgtgtgtgcgcgcgcgcGCGTATTTAGAATAGGCACTAGGCAGTACAACATCTTCTGAACGTTTAGGTAAACTTATCATAGTATTGGAGCTAGGACATTGCATAAATTATGCTTGCCAGCCATTATTAAAGCACACTTTCCTCTCTTTTTTGTTTTTTATAATTACTCCAGTGACCAACCAGCAGCTACTTAATTATAAAGTAATTACAGAATTTGAACCAACCTTTTGGTAGATCCTGTGAGAAGTAGACAATTGCACCAGGAGCAAAGCCAGCAGAGTAGAAGTCCTGCGCCATATCCTTAATTAGCTTCTTAGGAGGAGTAGTATCTGAAAGATTATCAAGTACTAATTGTTAGTACTTCATCTTCTACTCTCTAGAAAAAGGCCAAAAATTATAGTATACATAAACTATTACCTAAAAAACGTGTTAAGACTTAGTGCTTACATAAGTTAAATGGGAATTCTGGCCGTGCAAGAACTTGCTTGAGAAAATCAAATAAGAGCTGAATGGTCTCTGAAGGATAAAATGTCACTTCTAAAGTGTGATTGTCTGGGAACCGAACCCGAATTATAGCCTGcagaatttttattttttttatccaTGATATAACTTCTTAAAAAGTTCAGCCAGACAACCACTCGGCCTTAACCCGAAATTGGTTGACCACATCTAACATGAAACCAGCCTCCCTCTCCACccatgaaaaaaaattaaaattgtaAATTCATCAAGAAATATTAAAAAGTAATAGTCATTTAAACACCTTAGTTATCCTTGACCTGCGAGCAGCCTCTTCAGCTTCTCGGATTTTTCGAGTCTTTAACACGTTATCTGCACGAAAATCAACTCACTGTTAAACATCACAGTTGTAGGAACTATTCCATAGCTTAACGTTTCAACAGACATGCCTAGCACAATACACAGTATGCCATTAGTTGAAAAATATCCCAGCGGCATTGTGGACATAAAACCGTTAATCTAACCCGACCCGGCACCAATCTTTTGGAGTTGAGCAAGTAATTATCACTAATAAATGTTGGGATTATACCCAAAATTTTAATTACTTATTAAGGTCTAACCCATTACCTAGACAACCTGGATTACGAAATTTCTAATTAAGGATCAAGTAAGGTTCATACCCATATAGACATATACCAGTGTGTATAAATAAACACGCTTCACCTGGTTGGAATGATAGGATTTTCAGTAAATTAAAATCTTCATTGTTCTTAGCTAGAGCTTCAATCTCATACATTACATGCTTTTATTATGCATCCATTTACAGATATTTTAATAATATAGATCTCCACACATGAGTGTAGATCCATTACAAAATAGTTGCGTGTTGGATCGCAACACATACCAATTGGATTCCCGATATGTAAGGAACCTAGGCATGCAATCTTGCGAAATGAATGTGGTTCCTAACACATAAAAAATGTGTAGTAGTATGTACTGGATCTTGTGAGGATCCAACACTCGTAAAGATTAAAATACAAAAGTTTAATGAACATATGAAATAGAGCATATATGAGCATACTCGTAAGCTTCATACTCATAGCATGATGCCAATAAAAAGACAATAAAACCATATAAACAGTGTTATCTACCCAAATCTACTACTATGTATTAAAAGCTAAGCTACCTTGCTTTTTTGGACCCAAAACACGATAATAATCCGCAGGAGTAAAATCGTACATGTCATCTTCCTCATCTGCCAACATGGAACAAAATGTTTAGAGAGCAGCCAAAACCCCATAGTGTAAACTCAAAGCAACATATCACAAGACAGTaattgaaaagaaaaaaagagtTAAAACCGTCATTCTTAGAAGCATCAATTTGAGTTTGGGAAACAATGGATGTTTGAAAGACACGAAAATCTCGTCCTAATTTGTGCTTAGCTGCGTGGAGCTTTGCCTGTTTGATTCATAAAGTTGAAAAGAAGTTAAGAGTTgaataattatttgtttattttgaCTAGAGCTGGAAGGAAAAAGGTTGGAATATGAATAAATAGTAAACCTTAGCTGATTTGGCATCCATGGAGATCAACGGCGGGGGGTGAGAATAATACTAATACAGCCAGCCAAGTGAATGCCCAAATGCTGTCCTATCAAAGGGATTGATTTTAATTTCACAGGCTATGCACCTACGCGAAAACCGCCTCCAAAATTATGATTTTGCTTTCACCAGGGGCGTTTGCAGGCATTTGGCATTTTGGGTACTAGATTCTTTTCAACTCAAAACGCAAAatataaattcataatttaatcatatATATTGTATATCGACTTAATTTGCGTTAATCTAGTGCATTAATACAAAATGTAATCATCCatctaaaaataaaaaatatattatgtaATGTGTAGTCGTATATGATATGAtgatatatatttaaattatcaATTAAATTTGTAAATTAAATTGGGGTGGATTGATTGGACGAAAATAAGTGAATGCTTCACCTAACCCATTTAAGTccatttgaatttttttttaactCAATCAAGTATTGATTTTTTATATCAATTTAATCAGCCGAAAAGAGAGTCGGATTTGGTCAATTTGGTTGGGTTAGCAAACTCATAAACAAACTGTATAGAGAAAGATAGGCAAACATTATGGTTTTGGCTTATATTCTCTTGTATCCTTTTGGGTTGTGATGGCAATGAAAAGGTTGGGAGTGTGTCTCCTGTAAATTCTGATGTGTGCTTATATTTAGTAGTGGCTATAATCAAATTAGCATAAGTATAAACGAAGGGTGTTGGCTGTTGTTCTTGTGGCGCTTGCCTATACTGAGTGTTGGGGCTGCTAGGGCCGTTGGGGCTGCTGGGGCCATTGGTTCTGTTGGGGCCGCGACTGAGCGATTGAGCGACAGGAATTTGTGGGCAATTGAGCGACCGAGATCAGGCCGCATAGGCCATTTTGGAAAAAAAAAAATAGGCATATGACCCCATGAAATTACATGAACACGGAATTAAATGAATGAATTTAGTGTCATTTTGAATTTACCTAGGTTGCACaatataaaacaaaaatatttaaataaattattattaatattatataaatacataatttaaaataatattttatatttaattttacaaaaattatacaaaatagtttcaAATTTAAGTTTTCGAGTAACTTTAAGCCACTTGATTTTTTATTTAGTTCACTCgtgaaaataatataaattaaattcATAGGAACCCAAAGGGGCTCTATTACACtatttgttgtgcaagacatgtttgtactataacaagactaagtaaAATTGACAGCCCTatataagttgtatgataatctaagtttacatcttgtattgtatcacttaagtctgtaaaagtgtaattagattagactggagtatttttctagtaaatagtttcaagcctaagaataaactctagaagaaaatcatgaagatcatgcctcaaaaatagtatgaagaagcttggagttgaataaatctgtttttagaaaatattctaagtcaagaaatctacaagtcacagattaagtgaTATAGAGGAGtaattcgagaactccagaatgacttatcgagaattcaaggaaagcttatagagaagtctcagagatatcgacaagccaaatgaagatgtgaagattggagatatcgacaagtcaaattatcactagagatctcagagatatcgataagtcaaattatcactagagatctcagagatatcgataagtcaaagtatcactagagatctttgagatatcgacaagtcatttatgcactagagaactcggagatatcgacaagtcaaaatgaagagatgaatattggagatatcgacaagtcaacttTACATGCAAAAATTTAGAGACCTCCAcaagccaaaatctcttatagagaactcggagatttcgataagtcaaaacaatcATGGAGCAATaaaagatctcgataagccattatacttatcgagatgttagaGTTCTCTATgtaacaaactggagatctcgatgtaaaactcaaagtacaaagtgcagaccagttaaatatccaagattatcaatcaacaaacaaatcaatcactaatttgaaaagtctacaaaagcagcttgaagagtacaagatcaaaagtcaagattaactaacaaagtaaagtcacagacatgcacgatttgcaaagatacactcAGCCAGAAATaaaaagttttagttaacttaaagtagggtttagttcATGCTATTGCATGGTGTGTAAAGCCAGTGGTTACTATTCTATAAActaaacactggatgctttgttttacaagtaacaaatagatctgaaaAATCTTATAACTCTCAggagagaagctgagttctttatcaacaaagaacacggaaatttgtagcaaaatactagcttgattttaatataaaattaagtgagttttgaaagataagtgtgttcatgtgcatgttttaattattctgTTAAAGCATATTATCTCTATATTACAGATTACTTTGTTCATCATCCAAAAACGGTTCAAAAAGATTAAAGttgtccaaaacacattcacccctgtGTTGTATTTATTACCCAACACTATTACTAAGTTATTACTTATCACATTGATTACTGTGTTAATTCCAATAACACTTGTTATACTTGATctttatttgtattttatttatatataaacaccattgtaacataattttttttatcgtaggtaacccgcattTAAACGACATGTTCTGACtcatgaggcataatcataaattctcctcccgtggaaTTCAAACTTGTGATAGTTATCCCCTatttaaccaactgagtcaatCCTTGCGGGCAACTGTAACATAAATTTGAATACAAGTTGTGGAAGAAATGGAGGGAAaacatattttattaataaaactAAATTACAACCTCAATAGACGAACTTAAATTGAGAATAGAGAGCGAGAGCAAGTCCAACAATGTCTTAACTCATTTTTAAAACTTTTATAAAATATTGGCTCTTAATTGTCTACGAGATGAATAAGTAATTGTATATCCAACAATCTATACAATTATATTAAAAACAAAATATTAAAAGTTTAGTGGGGAGTCCTTTATTTTACTCCATTCAGAGTCATTAGAATTTAAGATTCAATTTgacaaatattttaaaaatttacgTAAAACTAAAATATGCATAATTTTACTATTTAGTGGTAATAATATACTTTATTTTTACAAGTATTATTAGATACTCTTCATGTTGAGTTTAATTTCTCGTTTGTGACTTTGATTACTAAAACTGAATCTCCAAAGGAACCAAAAGACTTTAGACCTATCAGTTTAATTAATTTCATTGCTAAGCTTTTCATAAAAATGTTAGTAGGTAGACTGAAAAAGTGAT
It contains:
- the LOC141718026 gene encoding plant UBX domain-containing protein 1-like; its protein translation is MDAKSAKAKLHAAKHKLGRDFRVFQTSIVSQTQIDASKNDDEEDDMYDFTPADYYRVLGPKKQDNVLKTRKIREAEEAARRSRITKAIIRVRFPDNHTLEVTFYPSETIQLLFDFLKQVLARPEFPFNLYTTPPKKLIKDMAQDFYSAGFAPGAIVYFSQDLPKDDNGEHESGFFLQEEIISLKGLELIAEQVEPVQPAPESSEPAVQIPSAAAKEQKAADKKAIKPKWLRM